A stretch of Spirosoma oryzicola DNA encodes these proteins:
- a CDS encoding sensor histidine kinase produces MTGLNDKWFRLVGIPVMALLANWIFYDEINRQHNQLFWIDWIFSLLEVSLLWTISRYGILRSRRRYPDLSQTRPRILFQIVWFVITTGLVRLLTTFLYDTSLFWGYHYTPIRYVYNVAVGLFGIIPIAAIYEGMYLYRQWTVTYYEAQELKKINLQTQLESLKEQVKPHFLFNSLNTLQGLVMEDAKEQAVAFIINLSQVYRYLLQSNEQVLIPLSKELTFIQAYVELLKTRYEQGLVLELAIAADVLDYGLPPLTLQMLVENAVKHNRISTGSPLTIRIESDAAHNLLVVNNLQPKQTVVPSNQMGLANISAKYRLLNQSDPIIHRTEHIFQVSIPLLPNVQP; encoded by the coding sequence ATGACAGGATTAAACGACAAGTGGTTTCGGTTGGTCGGTATTCCGGTTATGGCGTTGCTGGCCAACTGGATTTTCTACGACGAAATCAATCGACAGCATAATCAACTGTTCTGGATCGACTGGATTTTCAGTCTGCTGGAAGTGTCGTTGCTGTGGACGATCAGCCGGTACGGTATCCTCCGGTCGCGACGGCGTTACCCGGATTTGAGTCAAACCCGACCGCGTATTCTTTTTCAGATTGTGTGGTTCGTCATTACCACCGGACTCGTGCGGCTGCTGACCACGTTCCTGTACGACACAAGTCTGTTCTGGGGTTATCATTACACCCCCATCCGCTACGTTTACAATGTGGCCGTTGGCCTCTTCGGTATCATACCCATAGCAGCTATTTACGAAGGGATGTACCTGTATCGGCAGTGGACCGTCACGTATTACGAAGCGCAGGAGCTGAAAAAAATCAACCTGCAAACGCAGCTGGAATCGTTAAAGGAGCAGGTAAAACCGCACTTTTTGTTCAACAGCCTGAATACCTTGCAGGGACTGGTGATGGAGGATGCGAAAGAGCAGGCCGTTGCGTTTATCATTAATCTGTCGCAGGTGTACCGGTATCTTTTGCAAAGCAACGAACAGGTACTTATTCCGTTGTCGAAAGAACTAACGTTTATTCAGGCGTATGTCGAGCTGCTCAAAACGCGCTACGAACAGGGTTTGGTGCTGGAACTAGCTATTGCTGCCGACGTACTGGATTACGGGTTGCCCCCGCTTACGCTTCAGATGCTGGTCGAAAATGCCGTGAAGCATAATCGAATATCGACGGGTAGTCCACTCACCATTCGGATCGAAAGCGATGCGGCTCACAACCTGCTTGTGGTTAATAATTTGCAGCCTAAGCAAACCGTTGTTCCTTCAAACCAGATGGGATTAGCTAATATTTCGGCTAAATACCGACTGCTCAATCAATCCGACCCAATTATTCACCGGACGGAACACATTTTTCAGGTGTCGATTCCTTTACTACCGAACGTGCAGCCATGA
- a CDS encoding S41 family peptidase has protein sequence MKSIRLILVLFIASGCSPKLLGPQTANTPMTNFDQLWKEYDQLYGAFEPKKIDWDDAYKTYRPQINEQSTDADLYRVMTSLLDVLDDNHVYLRPTAATKLPWYSGGILGRTKVDDYNGEVVKTYVSATRPITDEFECGKIGPHVGYLLLKGFEASFATYEKTMDSVLTYLADTKGIIIDLRNNGGGEDRVAQYVANRFASERHRSFTARLRNGPRHADFAPELTFYTEPAGRFQYTKPVVVLTNRSSYSSAETFVLAMIQNKQVTQVGDVTGGALSDAITRDLPNGWSIRVPIADVRNATGQNLEGIGIMPKIRVKNTSDDLKAGHDRALERAIELLQ, from the coding sequence ATGAAATCCATTCGGCTTATTCTCGTACTATTCATTGCTTCGGGTTGTAGTCCGAAACTTCTCGGACCGCAAACGGCCAATACACCCATGACCAATTTCGATCAGCTCTGGAAAGAATACGACCAGTTATACGGCGCGTTTGAACCGAAAAAAATTGACTGGGATGATGCCTATAAAACCTACCGACCGCAGATCAATGAGCAATCTACCGATGCGGACTTATACCGGGTGATGACCAGTCTGCTCGATGTACTGGACGATAATCACGTTTATCTACGTCCGACGGCTGCCACTAAACTGCCCTGGTATTCAGGGGGAATTCTAGGCCGAACCAAGGTGGATGACTACAACGGCGAAGTGGTCAAAACGTACGTGAGTGCCACCAGACCAATTACGGACGAATTTGAATGCGGTAAAATCGGTCCGCATGTCGGCTACCTGCTGCTGAAAGGGTTCGAAGCTAGTTTTGCGACGTACGAAAAGACGATGGATTCGGTGCTGACGTATCTGGCTGATACGAAAGGAATCATTATTGACCTGCGCAACAACGGTGGGGGCGAAGACCGGGTGGCTCAGTACGTTGCCAACCGATTCGCCAGCGAACGGCATCGATCCTTTACCGCCCGGCTTCGCAATGGACCGCGTCACGCTGACTTTGCGCCCGAACTAACGTTTTATACCGAACCGGCGGGCCGTTTTCAGTATACCAAACCAGTCGTCGTACTAACGAATCGGTCTTCGTATAGCTCGGCAGAAACATTTGTATTGGCGATGATACAGAACAAGCAGGTGACGCAGGTAGGCGATGTAACGGGCGGGGCTCTGTCGGACGCTATTACCCGCGATCTGCCCAACGGCTGGAGCATCCGCGTGCCCATTGCCGACGTACGCAATGCAACGGGTCAGAATCTGGAAGGTATTGGGATTATGCCCAAAATACGGGTTAAGAACACGTCCGACGACTTGAAAGCCGGTCATGATCGGGCGCTGGAACGGGCCATTGAGTTGTTACAATGA